In Columba livia isolate bColLiv1 breed racing homer chromosome 8, bColLiv1.pat.W.v2, whole genome shotgun sequence, a single genomic region encodes these proteins:
- the MUTYH gene encoding adenine DNA glycosylase isoform X1, whose product MGGASRSDLSPRGGGAREGKHFPGKASRGAAAPGPSATGSGPAMSHLRAAAARGLRRSGGTAARPAGQSRKGASPRGGTSAPVPAPPPAQHLFSDPSEIDTLRGNLLAWYDKSKRDLPWRTLAATEPDADRRAYAVWVSEIMLQQTQVATVIDYYNRWMQKWPTLQALAQASLEEVNELWAGLGYYSRGKRLQEAARKVPWCWGVGAFLDPSAACGSVLAPVCLASLGLCAAATRVVTELGGQMPRTAEELQKLLPGVGRYTAGAIASISYGQATGVVDGNVIRVLCRLRCIGADSSSPAVIDRLWDMANALVDRSRPGDFNQALMELGATVCVPKAPLCGECPVRQHCRARRRVEKELAFASQKLFGKPAPVPDVEDCGFGDCPLCPPATEPWDSSLGVTNFPRKAAKKQPRVARTATCVLERRGCHGALEYLIVQRPSSGLLAGLWEFPSLALAQGLQEEQQREVLADHLQACTGRPVAAGDLRLIGEVIHVFSHIHQTYVVYSLPLDGDVTLDPALSPSRWVTEEEFHTSAVSTAMKKVLKACEKQHGKDSDHGKVGIAGGCTAPGAAPRCCGPWCAVLETHGLWGQAVDHPKPGTGLSLGGFALVCPQYQASKRKRGAKPQGASSTRPGTQLSLRAFLQAPTSL is encoded by the exons ATGGGCGGGGCTTCCCGGTCTGATTTGTCCCCGCGCGGGGGCGGGGCGCGGGAAGGGAAACATTTTCCCGGGAAAGCCTCACGTGGCGCCGCCGCCCCGGGTCCCAGCGCCACCGGGAGCGGCCCGGCCATGAGCCACCTGCGGGCAGCCGCTGCCAGGGGGCTCCGGCGCAGCGGCGGGACGGCGGCGCGGCCCGCGGGGCAGAGCAGGAAGGGCGCGTCGCCCCGCGGAG GGACCTCAGCTCCGGTGCCCGCTCCGCCGCCCGCCCAGCACCTCTTCAGCGACCCGTCCGAGATCGACACCTTGCGCGGGAACCTGCTGGCTTGGTACGACAAGAGCAAGCGGGACCTTCCCTGGAGGACGCTG gCAGCAACTGAGCCGGATGCCGACAGACGGGCGTACGCAG TGTGGGTGTCCGAGATCATGCTCCAGCAGACACAGGTAGCTACAGTGATCGACTACTACAACCGCTGGATGCAG AAGTGGCCGACGCTGCAGGCTCTGGCTCAGGCGTCCCTGGAG GAGGTGAACGAGCTGTGGGCAGGACTCGGCTACTACTCGAGGGGGAAGCGTCTGCAGGAGGCAGCGAGGAAGGTGCCCTGGTGCTGGGGTGTGGGGGCATTTCTGGATccctctgcagcctgtgggtCGGTGCTGGCCCCCGTCTGCCTTGCCTCGCTggggctgtgtgctgctgccacaAGG GTGGTGACCGAGCTGGGGGGACAGATGCCCAGGacagctgaggagctgcagaagctgctgccgGGAGTGGGCAGATACACAGCAGGAGCCATCGCGTCCATCTCCTATGGGCAG gCTACCGGTGTCGTGGATGGGAATGTGATCCGGGTCCTGTGCCGCCTGCGGTGCATCGGTGCCGACTCCAGCAGCCCGGCCGTCATCGACCGGCTCTG GGATATGGCCAATGCCCTGGTAGACAGGAGCCGCCCAGGGGATTTTAACCAAGCCCTGATGGAGCTGGGGGCAACGGTGTGCGTGCCCAAGGCCCCGCTGTGTGGGGAGTGCCCTGTGAGGCAGCACTGCCGAGCACGGCGCAGG GTGGAGAAGGAGCTGGCCTTTGCCTctcagaagctgtttggaaaacCTGCCCCAGTACCTGATGTTGAGGATTGTG GTTTTGGAGACTGTCCCTTGTGCCCACCAGCCACAGAGCCGTGGGACAGCAGCCTGGGGGTGACCAACTTCCCCCGGAAAGCAGCGAAGAAGCAGCCGCGGGTGGCACGAACAGCCACATGTGTGCTGGAGCGGAGGGGCTGCCACGGCGCCCTGGAATACCTCATTGTGCAGAGACCCAGCTCAG GTCTCCTGGCCGGGCTCTGGGAGTTCCCCAGCCTGGCGCTGGCTCAGGGtctgcaggaggagcagcagagggaggTGCTGGCAGATCACCTCCAGGCCTGCACGGGGCGGCCTGTGGCAGCTGGAGACCTGCGGCTTATCGGAGAG GTCATCCACGTCTTCTCTCACATCCACCAGACGTATGTGGTCTACTCCCTGCCCCTAGATGGGGATGTGACCCTGGACCCTGCCTTATCCCCATCCCGCTGGGTGACAGAGGAGGAGTTCCACACCTCAGCCGTGTCCACAGCCATGAAGAAG GTGCTGAAAGCATGTGAGAAACAGCATGGGAAGGATAGCGACCATGGCAAGGTGGGCATCGCTGGAGGGTGCacagccccaggagctgccccaCGTTGCTGTGGGCCCTGGTGTGCAGTGCTGGAGACCCATGGGCTTTGGGGTCAGGCCGTGGACCATCCCAAGCCTGGGACAGGGCTGAGTCTGGGTGGCTTTGCCCTTGTATGTCCCCAATACCAG GCCTCCAAGCGGAAGCGGGGGGCAAAGCCGCAGGGAGCAAGCAGCACCCGCCCCGGGACACAACTCTCCCTCCGTGCCTTCCTCCAGGCACCCACGTCCCTGTGA
- the MUTYH gene encoding adenine DNA glycosylase isoform X2 has protein sequence MGGASRSDLSPRGGGAREGKHFPGKASRGAAAPGPSATGSGPAMSHLRAAAARGLRRSGGTAARPAGQSRKGASPRGGTSAPVPAPPPAQHLFSDPSEIDTLRGNLLAWYDKSKRDLPWRTLAATEPDADRRAYAVWVSEIMLQQTQVATVIDYYNRWMQKWPTLQALAQASLEEVNELWAGLGYYSRGKRLQEAARKVVTELGGQMPRTAEELQKLLPGVGRYTAGAIASISYGQATGVVDGNVIRVLCRLRCIGADSSSPAVIDRLWDMANALVDRSRPGDFNQALMELGATVCVPKAPLCGECPVRQHCRARRRVEKELAFASQKLFGKPAPVPDVEDCGFGDCPLCPPATEPWDSSLGVTNFPRKAAKKQPRVARTATCVLERRGCHGALEYLIVQRPSSGLLAGLWEFPSLALAQGLQEEQQREVLADHLQACTGRPVAAGDLRLIGEVIHVFSHIHQTYVVYSLPLDGDVTLDPALSPSRWVTEEEFHTSAVSTAMKKVLKACEKQHGKDSDHGKVGIAGGCTAPGAAPRCCGPWCAVLETHGLWGQAVDHPKPGTGLSLGGFALVCPQYQASKRKRGAKPQGASSTRPGTQLSLRAFLQAPTSL, from the exons ATGGGCGGGGCTTCCCGGTCTGATTTGTCCCCGCGCGGGGGCGGGGCGCGGGAAGGGAAACATTTTCCCGGGAAAGCCTCACGTGGCGCCGCCGCCCCGGGTCCCAGCGCCACCGGGAGCGGCCCGGCCATGAGCCACCTGCGGGCAGCCGCTGCCAGGGGGCTCCGGCGCAGCGGCGGGACGGCGGCGCGGCCCGCGGGGCAGAGCAGGAAGGGCGCGTCGCCCCGCGGAG GGACCTCAGCTCCGGTGCCCGCTCCGCCGCCCGCCCAGCACCTCTTCAGCGACCCGTCCGAGATCGACACCTTGCGCGGGAACCTGCTGGCTTGGTACGACAAGAGCAAGCGGGACCTTCCCTGGAGGACGCTG gCAGCAACTGAGCCGGATGCCGACAGACGGGCGTACGCAG TGTGGGTGTCCGAGATCATGCTCCAGCAGACACAGGTAGCTACAGTGATCGACTACTACAACCGCTGGATGCAG AAGTGGCCGACGCTGCAGGCTCTGGCTCAGGCGTCCCTGGAG GAGGTGAACGAGCTGTGGGCAGGACTCGGCTACTACTCGAGGGGGAAGCGTCTGCAGGAGGCAGCGAGGAAG GTGGTGACCGAGCTGGGGGGACAGATGCCCAGGacagctgaggagctgcagaagctgctgccgGGAGTGGGCAGATACACAGCAGGAGCCATCGCGTCCATCTCCTATGGGCAG gCTACCGGTGTCGTGGATGGGAATGTGATCCGGGTCCTGTGCCGCCTGCGGTGCATCGGTGCCGACTCCAGCAGCCCGGCCGTCATCGACCGGCTCTG GGATATGGCCAATGCCCTGGTAGACAGGAGCCGCCCAGGGGATTTTAACCAAGCCCTGATGGAGCTGGGGGCAACGGTGTGCGTGCCCAAGGCCCCGCTGTGTGGGGAGTGCCCTGTGAGGCAGCACTGCCGAGCACGGCGCAGG GTGGAGAAGGAGCTGGCCTTTGCCTctcagaagctgtttggaaaacCTGCCCCAGTACCTGATGTTGAGGATTGTG GTTTTGGAGACTGTCCCTTGTGCCCACCAGCCACAGAGCCGTGGGACAGCAGCCTGGGGGTGACCAACTTCCCCCGGAAAGCAGCGAAGAAGCAGCCGCGGGTGGCACGAACAGCCACATGTGTGCTGGAGCGGAGGGGCTGCCACGGCGCCCTGGAATACCTCATTGTGCAGAGACCCAGCTCAG GTCTCCTGGCCGGGCTCTGGGAGTTCCCCAGCCTGGCGCTGGCTCAGGGtctgcaggaggagcagcagagggaggTGCTGGCAGATCACCTCCAGGCCTGCACGGGGCGGCCTGTGGCAGCTGGAGACCTGCGGCTTATCGGAGAG GTCATCCACGTCTTCTCTCACATCCACCAGACGTATGTGGTCTACTCCCTGCCCCTAGATGGGGATGTGACCCTGGACCCTGCCTTATCCCCATCCCGCTGGGTGACAGAGGAGGAGTTCCACACCTCAGCCGTGTCCACAGCCATGAAGAAG GTGCTGAAAGCATGTGAGAAACAGCATGGGAAGGATAGCGACCATGGCAAGGTGGGCATCGCTGGAGGGTGCacagccccaggagctgccccaCGTTGCTGTGGGCCCTGGTGTGCAGTGCTGGAGACCCATGGGCTTTGGGGTCAGGCCGTGGACCATCCCAAGCCTGGGACAGGGCTGAGTCTGGGTGGCTTTGCCCTTGTATGTCCCCAATACCAG GCCTCCAAGCGGAAGCGGGGGGCAAAGCCGCAGGGAGCAAGCAGCACCCGCCCCGGGACACAACTCTCCCTCCGTGCCTTCCTCCAGGCACCCACGTCCCTGTGA
- the MUTYH gene encoding adenine DNA glycosylase isoform X7 — MGGASRSDLSPRGGGAREGKHFPGKASRGAAAPGPSATGSGPAMSHLRAAAARGLRRSGGTAARPAGQSRKGASPRGGTSAPVPAPPPAQHLFSDPSEIDTLRGNLLAWYDKSKRDLPWRTLAATEPDADRRAYAVWVSEIMLQQTQVATVIDYYNRWMQKWPTLQALAQASLEEVNELWAGLGYYSRGKRLQEAARKVVTELGGQMPRTAEELQKLLPGVGRYTAGAIASISYGQATGVVDGNVIRVLCRLRCIGADSSSPAVIDRLWDMANALVDRSRPGDFNQALMELGATVCVPKAPLCGECPVRQHCRARRRVEKELAFASQKLFGKPAPVPDVEDCGFGDCPLCPPATEPWDSSLGVTNFPRKAAKKQPRVARTATCVLERRGCHGALEYLIVQRPSSGLLAGLWEFPSLALAQGLQEEQQREVLADHLQACTGRPVAAGDLRLIGEVIHVFSHIHQTYVVYSLPLDGDVTLDPALSPSRWVTEEEFHTSAVSTAMKKVLKACEKQHGKDSDHGKASKRKRGAKPQGASSTRPGTQLSLRAFLQAPTSL; from the exons ATGGGCGGGGCTTCCCGGTCTGATTTGTCCCCGCGCGGGGGCGGGGCGCGGGAAGGGAAACATTTTCCCGGGAAAGCCTCACGTGGCGCCGCCGCCCCGGGTCCCAGCGCCACCGGGAGCGGCCCGGCCATGAGCCACCTGCGGGCAGCCGCTGCCAGGGGGCTCCGGCGCAGCGGCGGGACGGCGGCGCGGCCCGCGGGGCAGAGCAGGAAGGGCGCGTCGCCCCGCGGAG GGACCTCAGCTCCGGTGCCCGCTCCGCCGCCCGCCCAGCACCTCTTCAGCGACCCGTCCGAGATCGACACCTTGCGCGGGAACCTGCTGGCTTGGTACGACAAGAGCAAGCGGGACCTTCCCTGGAGGACGCTG gCAGCAACTGAGCCGGATGCCGACAGACGGGCGTACGCAG TGTGGGTGTCCGAGATCATGCTCCAGCAGACACAGGTAGCTACAGTGATCGACTACTACAACCGCTGGATGCAG AAGTGGCCGACGCTGCAGGCTCTGGCTCAGGCGTCCCTGGAG GAGGTGAACGAGCTGTGGGCAGGACTCGGCTACTACTCGAGGGGGAAGCGTCTGCAGGAGGCAGCGAGGAAG GTGGTGACCGAGCTGGGGGGACAGATGCCCAGGacagctgaggagctgcagaagctgctgccgGGAGTGGGCAGATACACAGCAGGAGCCATCGCGTCCATCTCCTATGGGCAG gCTACCGGTGTCGTGGATGGGAATGTGATCCGGGTCCTGTGCCGCCTGCGGTGCATCGGTGCCGACTCCAGCAGCCCGGCCGTCATCGACCGGCTCTG GGATATGGCCAATGCCCTGGTAGACAGGAGCCGCCCAGGGGATTTTAACCAAGCCCTGATGGAGCTGGGGGCAACGGTGTGCGTGCCCAAGGCCCCGCTGTGTGGGGAGTGCCCTGTGAGGCAGCACTGCCGAGCACGGCGCAGG GTGGAGAAGGAGCTGGCCTTTGCCTctcagaagctgtttggaaaacCTGCCCCAGTACCTGATGTTGAGGATTGTG GTTTTGGAGACTGTCCCTTGTGCCCACCAGCCACAGAGCCGTGGGACAGCAGCCTGGGGGTGACCAACTTCCCCCGGAAAGCAGCGAAGAAGCAGCCGCGGGTGGCACGAACAGCCACATGTGTGCTGGAGCGGAGGGGCTGCCACGGCGCCCTGGAATACCTCATTGTGCAGAGACCCAGCTCAG GTCTCCTGGCCGGGCTCTGGGAGTTCCCCAGCCTGGCGCTGGCTCAGGGtctgcaggaggagcagcagagggaggTGCTGGCAGATCACCTCCAGGCCTGCACGGGGCGGCCTGTGGCAGCTGGAGACCTGCGGCTTATCGGAGAG GTCATCCACGTCTTCTCTCACATCCACCAGACGTATGTGGTCTACTCCCTGCCCCTAGATGGGGATGTGACCCTGGACCCTGCCTTATCCCCATCCCGCTGGGTGACAGAGGAGGAGTTCCACACCTCAGCCGTGTCCACAGCCATGAAGAAG GTGCTGAAAGCATGTGAGAAACAGCATGGGAAGGATAGCGACCATGGCAAG GCCTCCAAGCGGAAGCGGGGGGCAAAGCCGCAGGGAGCAAGCAGCACCCGCCCCGGGACACAACTCTCCCTCCGTGCCTTCCTCCAGGCACCCACGTCCCTGTGA
- the MUTYH gene encoding adenine DNA glycosylase isoform X3, which produces MHLRGETTRLTGPAPAPPGSYTRRARGTGEPAPEGRAAAGTSAPVPAPPPAQHLFSDPSEIDTLRGNLLAWYDKSKRDLPWRTLAATEPDADRRAYAVWVSEIMLQQTQVATVIDYYNRWMQKWPTLQALAQASLEEVNELWAGLGYYSRGKRLQEAARKVPWCWGVGAFLDPSAACGSVLAPVCLASLGLCAAATRVVTELGGQMPRTAEELQKLLPGVGRYTAGAIASISYGQATGVVDGNVIRVLCRLRCIGADSSSPAVIDRLWDMANALVDRSRPGDFNQALMELGATVCVPKAPLCGECPVRQHCRARRRVEKELAFASQKLFGKPAPVPDVEDCGFGDCPLCPPATEPWDSSLGVTNFPRKAAKKQPRVARTATCVLERRGCHGALEYLIVQRPSSGLLAGLWEFPSLALAQGLQEEQQREVLADHLQACTGRPVAAGDLRLIGEVIHVFSHIHQTYVVYSLPLDGDVTLDPALSPSRWVTEEEFHTSAVSTAMKKVLKACEKQHGKDSDHGKVGIAGGCTAPGAAPRCCGPWCAVLETHGLWGQAVDHPKPGTGLSLGGFALVCPQYQASKRKRGAKPQGASSTRPGTQLSLRAFLQAPTSL; this is translated from the exons ATGCACCTGCGCGGCGAGACAACGCGGCTGACGGGCCCTGCCCCGGCACCCCCGGGGAGCTACACCCGCAGGGCCAGGGGAACCGGGGAACCGGCCCCGGAGGGACGCGCCGCAGCCG GGACCTCAGCTCCGGTGCCCGCTCCGCCGCCCGCCCAGCACCTCTTCAGCGACCCGTCCGAGATCGACACCTTGCGCGGGAACCTGCTGGCTTGGTACGACAAGAGCAAGCGGGACCTTCCCTGGAGGACGCTG gCAGCAACTGAGCCGGATGCCGACAGACGGGCGTACGCAG TGTGGGTGTCCGAGATCATGCTCCAGCAGACACAGGTAGCTACAGTGATCGACTACTACAACCGCTGGATGCAG AAGTGGCCGACGCTGCAGGCTCTGGCTCAGGCGTCCCTGGAG GAGGTGAACGAGCTGTGGGCAGGACTCGGCTACTACTCGAGGGGGAAGCGTCTGCAGGAGGCAGCGAGGAAGGTGCCCTGGTGCTGGGGTGTGGGGGCATTTCTGGATccctctgcagcctgtgggtCGGTGCTGGCCCCCGTCTGCCTTGCCTCGCTggggctgtgtgctgctgccacaAGG GTGGTGACCGAGCTGGGGGGACAGATGCCCAGGacagctgaggagctgcagaagctgctgccgGGAGTGGGCAGATACACAGCAGGAGCCATCGCGTCCATCTCCTATGGGCAG gCTACCGGTGTCGTGGATGGGAATGTGATCCGGGTCCTGTGCCGCCTGCGGTGCATCGGTGCCGACTCCAGCAGCCCGGCCGTCATCGACCGGCTCTG GGATATGGCCAATGCCCTGGTAGACAGGAGCCGCCCAGGGGATTTTAACCAAGCCCTGATGGAGCTGGGGGCAACGGTGTGCGTGCCCAAGGCCCCGCTGTGTGGGGAGTGCCCTGTGAGGCAGCACTGCCGAGCACGGCGCAGG GTGGAGAAGGAGCTGGCCTTTGCCTctcagaagctgtttggaaaacCTGCCCCAGTACCTGATGTTGAGGATTGTG GTTTTGGAGACTGTCCCTTGTGCCCACCAGCCACAGAGCCGTGGGACAGCAGCCTGGGGGTGACCAACTTCCCCCGGAAAGCAGCGAAGAAGCAGCCGCGGGTGGCACGAACAGCCACATGTGTGCTGGAGCGGAGGGGCTGCCACGGCGCCCTGGAATACCTCATTGTGCAGAGACCCAGCTCAG GTCTCCTGGCCGGGCTCTGGGAGTTCCCCAGCCTGGCGCTGGCTCAGGGtctgcaggaggagcagcagagggaggTGCTGGCAGATCACCTCCAGGCCTGCACGGGGCGGCCTGTGGCAGCTGGAGACCTGCGGCTTATCGGAGAG GTCATCCACGTCTTCTCTCACATCCACCAGACGTATGTGGTCTACTCCCTGCCCCTAGATGGGGATGTGACCCTGGACCCTGCCTTATCCCCATCCCGCTGGGTGACAGAGGAGGAGTTCCACACCTCAGCCGTGTCCACAGCCATGAAGAAG GTGCTGAAAGCATGTGAGAAACAGCATGGGAAGGATAGCGACCATGGCAAGGTGGGCATCGCTGGAGGGTGCacagccccaggagctgccccaCGTTGCTGTGGGCCCTGGTGTGCAGTGCTGGAGACCCATGGGCTTTGGGGTCAGGCCGTGGACCATCCCAAGCCTGGGACAGGGCTGAGTCTGGGTGGCTTTGCCCTTGTATGTCCCCAATACCAG GCCTCCAAGCGGAAGCGGGGGGCAAAGCCGCAGGGAGCAAGCAGCACCCGCCCCGGGACACAACTCTCCCTCCGTGCCTTCCTCCAGGCACCCACGTCCCTGTGA
- the MUTYH gene encoding adenine DNA glycosylase isoform X4: MGGASRSDLSPRGGGAREGKHFPGKASRGAAAPGPSATGSGPAMSHLRAAAARGLRRSGGTAARPAGQSRKGASPRGGTSAPVPAPPPAQHLFSDPSEIDTLRGNLLAWYDKSKRDLPWRTLAATEPDADRRAYAVWVSEIMLQQTQVATVIDYYNRWMQKWPTLQALAQASLEEVNELWAGLGYYSRGKRLQEAARKVPWCWGVGAFLDPSAACGSVLAPVCLASLGLCAAATRVVTELGGQMPRTAEELQKLLPGVGRYTAGAIASISYGQATGVVDGNVIRVLCRLRCIGADSSSPAVIDRLWDMANALVDRSRPGDFNQALMELGATVCVPKAPLCGECPVRQHCRARRRVEKELAFASQKLFGKPAPVPDVEDCGFGDCPLCPPATEPWDSSLGVTNFPRKAAKKQPRVARTATCVLERRGCHGALEYLIVQRPSSGLLAGLWEFPSLALAQGLQEEQQREVLADHLQACTGRPVAAGDLRLIGEVIHVFSHIHQTYVVYSLPLDGDVTLDPALSPSRWVTEEEFHTSAVSTAMKKVLKACEKQHGKDSDHGKASKRKRGAKPQGASSTRPGTQLSLRAFLQAPTSL; the protein is encoded by the exons ATGGGCGGGGCTTCCCGGTCTGATTTGTCCCCGCGCGGGGGCGGGGCGCGGGAAGGGAAACATTTTCCCGGGAAAGCCTCACGTGGCGCCGCCGCCCCGGGTCCCAGCGCCACCGGGAGCGGCCCGGCCATGAGCCACCTGCGGGCAGCCGCTGCCAGGGGGCTCCGGCGCAGCGGCGGGACGGCGGCGCGGCCCGCGGGGCAGAGCAGGAAGGGCGCGTCGCCCCGCGGAG GGACCTCAGCTCCGGTGCCCGCTCCGCCGCCCGCCCAGCACCTCTTCAGCGACCCGTCCGAGATCGACACCTTGCGCGGGAACCTGCTGGCTTGGTACGACAAGAGCAAGCGGGACCTTCCCTGGAGGACGCTG gCAGCAACTGAGCCGGATGCCGACAGACGGGCGTACGCAG TGTGGGTGTCCGAGATCATGCTCCAGCAGACACAGGTAGCTACAGTGATCGACTACTACAACCGCTGGATGCAG AAGTGGCCGACGCTGCAGGCTCTGGCTCAGGCGTCCCTGGAG GAGGTGAACGAGCTGTGGGCAGGACTCGGCTACTACTCGAGGGGGAAGCGTCTGCAGGAGGCAGCGAGGAAGGTGCCCTGGTGCTGGGGTGTGGGGGCATTTCTGGATccctctgcagcctgtgggtCGGTGCTGGCCCCCGTCTGCCTTGCCTCGCTggggctgtgtgctgctgccacaAGG GTGGTGACCGAGCTGGGGGGACAGATGCCCAGGacagctgaggagctgcagaagctgctgccgGGAGTGGGCAGATACACAGCAGGAGCCATCGCGTCCATCTCCTATGGGCAG gCTACCGGTGTCGTGGATGGGAATGTGATCCGGGTCCTGTGCCGCCTGCGGTGCATCGGTGCCGACTCCAGCAGCCCGGCCGTCATCGACCGGCTCTG GGATATGGCCAATGCCCTGGTAGACAGGAGCCGCCCAGGGGATTTTAACCAAGCCCTGATGGAGCTGGGGGCAACGGTGTGCGTGCCCAAGGCCCCGCTGTGTGGGGAGTGCCCTGTGAGGCAGCACTGCCGAGCACGGCGCAGG GTGGAGAAGGAGCTGGCCTTTGCCTctcagaagctgtttggaaaacCTGCCCCAGTACCTGATGTTGAGGATTGTG GTTTTGGAGACTGTCCCTTGTGCCCACCAGCCACAGAGCCGTGGGACAGCAGCCTGGGGGTGACCAACTTCCCCCGGAAAGCAGCGAAGAAGCAGCCGCGGGTGGCACGAACAGCCACATGTGTGCTGGAGCGGAGGGGCTGCCACGGCGCCCTGGAATACCTCATTGTGCAGAGACCCAGCTCAG GTCTCCTGGCCGGGCTCTGGGAGTTCCCCAGCCTGGCGCTGGCTCAGGGtctgcaggaggagcagcagagggaggTGCTGGCAGATCACCTCCAGGCCTGCACGGGGCGGCCTGTGGCAGCTGGAGACCTGCGGCTTATCGGAGAG GTCATCCACGTCTTCTCTCACATCCACCAGACGTATGTGGTCTACTCCCTGCCCCTAGATGGGGATGTGACCCTGGACCCTGCCTTATCCCCATCCCGCTGGGTGACAGAGGAGGAGTTCCACACCTCAGCCGTGTCCACAGCCATGAAGAAG GTGCTGAAAGCATGTGAGAAACAGCATGGGAAGGATAGCGACCATGGCAAG GCCTCCAAGCGGAAGCGGGGGGCAAAGCCGCAGGGAGCAAGCAGCACCCGCCCCGGGACACAACTCTCCCTCCGTGCCTTCCTCCAGGCACCCACGTCCCTGTGA
- the MUTYH gene encoding adenine DNA glycosylase isoform X6 yields the protein MGGASRSDLSPRGGGAREGKHFPGKASRGAAAPGPSATGSGPAMSHLRAAAARGLRRSGGTAARPAGQSRKGASPRGGTSAPVPAPPPAQHLFSDPSEIDTLRGNLLAWYDKSKRDLPWRTLAATEPDADRRAYAVWVSEIMLQQTQVATVIDYYNRWMQKWPTLQALAQASLEEVNELWAGLGYYSRGKRLQEAARKVPWCWGVGAFLDPSAACGSVLAPVCLASLGLCAAATRVVTELGGQMPRTAEELQKLLPGVGRYTAGAIASISYGQATGVVDGNVIRVLCRLRCIGADSSSPAVIDRLWDMANALVDRSRPGDFNQALMELGATVCVPKAPLCGECPVRQHCRARRRVEKELAFASQKLFGKPAPVPDVEDCGFGDCPLCPPATEPWDSSLGVTNFPRKAAKKQPRVARTATCVLERRGCHGALEYLIVQRPSSGLLAGLWEFPSLALAQGLQEEQQREVLADHLQACTGRPVAAGDLRLIGEVIHVFSHIHQTYVVYSLPLDGDVTLDPALSPSRWVTEEEFHTSAVSTAMKKVLKACEKQHGKDSDHGKAPTSL from the exons ATGGGCGGGGCTTCCCGGTCTGATTTGTCCCCGCGCGGGGGCGGGGCGCGGGAAGGGAAACATTTTCCCGGGAAAGCCTCACGTGGCGCCGCCGCCCCGGGTCCCAGCGCCACCGGGAGCGGCCCGGCCATGAGCCACCTGCGGGCAGCCGCTGCCAGGGGGCTCCGGCGCAGCGGCGGGACGGCGGCGCGGCCCGCGGGGCAGAGCAGGAAGGGCGCGTCGCCCCGCGGAG GGACCTCAGCTCCGGTGCCCGCTCCGCCGCCCGCCCAGCACCTCTTCAGCGACCCGTCCGAGATCGACACCTTGCGCGGGAACCTGCTGGCTTGGTACGACAAGAGCAAGCGGGACCTTCCCTGGAGGACGCTG gCAGCAACTGAGCCGGATGCCGACAGACGGGCGTACGCAG TGTGGGTGTCCGAGATCATGCTCCAGCAGACACAGGTAGCTACAGTGATCGACTACTACAACCGCTGGATGCAG AAGTGGCCGACGCTGCAGGCTCTGGCTCAGGCGTCCCTGGAG GAGGTGAACGAGCTGTGGGCAGGACTCGGCTACTACTCGAGGGGGAAGCGTCTGCAGGAGGCAGCGAGGAAGGTGCCCTGGTGCTGGGGTGTGGGGGCATTTCTGGATccctctgcagcctgtgggtCGGTGCTGGCCCCCGTCTGCCTTGCCTCGCTggggctgtgtgctgctgccacaAGG GTGGTGACCGAGCTGGGGGGACAGATGCCCAGGacagctgaggagctgcagaagctgctgccgGGAGTGGGCAGATACACAGCAGGAGCCATCGCGTCCATCTCCTATGGGCAG gCTACCGGTGTCGTGGATGGGAATGTGATCCGGGTCCTGTGCCGCCTGCGGTGCATCGGTGCCGACTCCAGCAGCCCGGCCGTCATCGACCGGCTCTG GGATATGGCCAATGCCCTGGTAGACAGGAGCCGCCCAGGGGATTTTAACCAAGCCCTGATGGAGCTGGGGGCAACGGTGTGCGTGCCCAAGGCCCCGCTGTGTGGGGAGTGCCCTGTGAGGCAGCACTGCCGAGCACGGCGCAGG GTGGAGAAGGAGCTGGCCTTTGCCTctcagaagctgtttggaaaacCTGCCCCAGTACCTGATGTTGAGGATTGTG GTTTTGGAGACTGTCCCTTGTGCCCACCAGCCACAGAGCCGTGGGACAGCAGCCTGGGGGTGACCAACTTCCCCCGGAAAGCAGCGAAGAAGCAGCCGCGGGTGGCACGAACAGCCACATGTGTGCTGGAGCGGAGGGGCTGCCACGGCGCCCTGGAATACCTCATTGTGCAGAGACCCAGCTCAG GTCTCCTGGCCGGGCTCTGGGAGTTCCCCAGCCTGGCGCTGGCTCAGGGtctgcaggaggagcagcagagggaggTGCTGGCAGATCACCTCCAGGCCTGCACGGGGCGGCCTGTGGCAGCTGGAGACCTGCGGCTTATCGGAGAG GTCATCCACGTCTTCTCTCACATCCACCAGACGTATGTGGTCTACTCCCTGCCCCTAGATGGGGATGTGACCCTGGACCCTGCCTTATCCCCATCCCGCTGGGTGACAGAGGAGGAGTTCCACACCTCAGCCGTGTCCACAGCCATGAAGAAG GTGCTGAAAGCATGTGAGAAACAGCATGGGAAGGATAGCGACCATGGCAAG GCACCCACGTCCCTGTGA